The following proteins are co-located in the Palaemon carinicauda isolate YSFRI2023 chromosome 30, ASM3689809v2, whole genome shotgun sequence genome:
- the LOC137623606 gene encoding protein qua-1-like, with product MGEMGRRKEEYGRDGTGERGIWERWDGGKRNMGEMGRRKEEYGRDGTGERGIWERWDGGKRNMGEMGRRKEEYGRDGTGERGIWERWDGGKRNMGEMGRGKEEYGRDGTEERGIWERWDGGKRNMGEMGRGKEEYGRDGTEERGIWERWDGGKRNMGEMGRGKEEYGRDGTGERGIWERWDGGKRNMGEMGRGKEEYGRDGTGERGIWERWDGKEEYGRDGTGERGIWERWDGGKRNMGEMGRGKEEYGRDGTGERGIWERWDGGKRNMGEMGRGKEEYGRDGTGERGIWERWDGGKRNMGEMGRGKEEYGRDGTGERGIWERWDGERGIWERWDGGKRNMGEMGRGKEEYGRDGTGERGIWERWDGGKRNMGEMGRRKEEYGRDGTGERGIWERWDGGKRNMGEMGRGKEEYGRDGTGERGIWERWDGGKRNMGEMGRGKEEYGRDGTGERGIWERWDGGKRNMGEMGRVKEEYGRDGTGERGIWERWDGGKRKMGEMGRGKEEYGRDGTGERGIWERWDGGKRNMGEMGRGKEEYGRDGTEKRGIWERWDGGKRNMGEMGRRKEEYGRDGTGERGMWEIWDGGKMDMGEMRQRKEAYGRGGTGKEYQKNRNRWEKLT from the coding sequence ATGGGAGAGATGGGACGGAGAAAAGAGGAATATGGGAGAGATGGGACGGGGGAAAGAGGAATATGGGAGAGATGGGACGGAGGAAAGAGGAATATGGGAGAGATGGGACGGAGAAAAGAGGAATATGGGAGAGATGGGACGGGGGAAAGAGGAATATGGGAGAGATGGGACGGGGGAAAGAGGAATATGGGAGAGATGGGACGAAGGAAAGAGGAATATGGGAGAGATGGGACGGGGGAAAGAGGAATATGGGAGAGATGGGACGGGGGAAAGAGGAATATGGGAGAGATGGGACGGGGGAAAGAGGAATATGGGAGAGATGGGACGGAGGAAAGAGGAATATGGGAGAGATGGGACGGGGGAAAGAGGAATATGGGAGAGATGGGACGGGGGAAAGAGGAATATGGGAGAGATGGGACGGAGGAAAGAGGAATATGGGAGAGATGGGACGGGGGAAAGAGGAATATGGGAGAGATGGGACGGGGGAAAGAGGAATATGGGAGAGATGGGACGGGGGAAAGAGGAATATGGGAGAGATGGGACGGAGGAAAGAGGAATATGGGAGAGATGGGACGGGGGAAAGAGGAATATGGGAGAGATGGGACGGGGGAAAGAGGAATATGGGAGAGATGGGACGGGAAAGAGGAATATGGGAGAGATGGGACGGGGGAAAGAGGAATATGGGAGAGATGGGACGGGGGAAAGAGGAATATGGGAGAGATGGGACGGGGGAAAGAGGAATATGGGAGAGATGGGACGGGGGAAAGAGGAATATGGGAGAGATGGGACGGGGGAAAGAGGAATATGGGAGAGATGGGACGGGGGAAAGAGGAATATGGGAGAGATGGGACGGGGGAAAGAGGAATATGGGAGAGATGGGACGGGGGAAAGAGGAATATGGGAGAGATGGGACGGGGGAAAGAGGAATATGGGAGAGATGGGACGGGGGAAAGAGGAATATGGGAGAGATGGGACGGAGAAAGAGGAATATGGGAGAGATGGGACGGGGGAAAGAGGAATATGGGAGAGATGGGACGGGGGAAAGAGGAATATGGGAGAGATGGGACGGGGGAAAGAGGAATATGGGAGAGATGGGACGGGGGAAAGAGGAATATGGGAGAGATGGGACGGAGGAAAGAGGAATATGGGAGAGATGGGACGGGGGAAAGAGGAATATGGGAGAGATGGGACGGAGGAAAGAGGAATATGGGAGAGATGGGACGGGGGAAAGAGGAATATGGGAGAGATGGGACGGGGGAAAGAGGAATATGGGAGAGATGGGACGGGGGAAAGAGGAATATGGGAGAGATGGGACGGGGGAAAGAGGAATATGGGAGAGATGGGACGGGGGAAAGAGGAATATGGGAGAGATGGGACGGGGGAAAGAGGAATATGGGAGAGATGGGACGGGTGAAAGAGGAATATGGGAGAGATGGGACGGGGGAAAGAGGAATATGGGAGAGATGGGacggaggaaagaggaaaatgggaGAGATGGGACGGGGGAAAGAGGAATATGGGAGAGATGGGACGGGGGAAAGAGGAATATGGGAGAGATGGGACGGGGGAAAGAGGAATATGGGAGAGATGGGACGGGGGAAAGAGGAATATGGGAGAGATGGGACGGAGAAAAGAGGAATATGGGAGAGATGGGACGGAGGAAAGAGGAATATGGGAGAGATGGGACGGAGGAAAGAGGAATATGGGAGAGATGGGACGGGGGAAAGAGGAATGTGGGAGATATGGGACGGAGGAAAGATGGATATGGGAGAGATGAGACAAAGGAAAGAGGCATATGGAAGAGGTGGAACGGGGAAAGAATATCAAAAGAATAGAAATAGATGGGAAAAGTTGACTTGA